In the Brevundimonas mediterranea genome, GTGATCGACGGGGCAGACCCGTCGTGAGCCGGTCTGGCGGAAGGGCGACAGTCTGAGCTTGGACTCATGGTCGGCCGGCCCGGCATGGCCCTCCGGATGCAGTCCGCGATAGTAGAGTTTCTGCCATTGATCGGCGGGGGCCGTGGGCTTGGTCTTCTTGACCCACTCCTGGAAGGCCAGCCGCGAGGCTCGCCAGGCGTCGAAGGTCTGCAGCATCTCGGGCTGGTCCTCCATCGGCCGCAACTCCGGCTTCAGCCTGTCCAGCACGCCGCGCGGGGTGGGGAAGAAGAAGCAGAAGGGCTCGTTTTCCTCGAACCGGATCCAGACGTCGGGGCGGGTGAAGCGCCAGTTCATGGTGAAGGTGTAGGGCGACCAGTCCGTCTCGATCACCCCGCCCATCGGGGCGATGCCGTCCTTCATGGCGTTGGGCGGGCCGCCGACCCACAGGTTCCAGCCTTCCGAGGTGCGCATGATGCCGTCGACGTGGAAGGTCAGGGTCCCGCTGCCGAACAGGGAGACCGGACCCCGCTGCGGGTCCGAGCCGGGATCAAGCACGATCTCGACCGAGCTGGCGTCGACGCCGCCATGCCAGCGGGCCTTGAAGCCGCAGGGGCTGAGCATCTCCCAGCCGTGGGTGTTGGCGATGGCGAGGGGCAGGCAGCGATAGGCGAAACTGTCGGGCGTTTCGGTCATCCAGTCGCGCCTGGGCGAGGCCGGCGCCACACGCGGGGCCCAGCCCTCGCGCACATAGCAGACCAGTTCGGTTTCGGCCGCGCGGACCGGGGCGCCCTTGGGACGCGCGGGAACAGACCCCTTGAGACGCTTGACCATTTCGAGCCTCGTATGCCGCCGATGCGGCCTTATGGCATGGGCGCCGGCGGCGTGTAAGCCGGCCGCGTCTGGGCCGGCCGCGTGACGCACGGAAAAGAAAAGCCCCGGACGGCGGACCGTCCGGGGCTTTCCTGAAGTCAGACTGCTGAAGGGATCAGCAGCTGTAGTACATGTCGAATTCGACGGGGTGCGGGTGCAGTTGCAGGCGCATCACCTCTTCCATCTTCAGCTCGATATAGCTGTCGATGAAGTCGTCATCCATGACGCCGCCCTTCTTGAGGAAGGCGCGGTCCTTGTCGAGGTTCTCGAGGGCTTCGCGCAGCGAGCCGGAGACCTCGGGGATCGAGCCGCGCTCTTCCGGCGGCAGGTCGTACAGGTTCTTGTCGGCGGGCGCGCCCGGATCGATGCGGTTCTCGATCCCGTCCAGACCCGCCATCAGCAAGGCGACGAAGGTCAGATAGGGGTTGCCCATCGGGTCGGGGAAGCGGGCTTCCAGACGCTTGGCCTTCGGCGACGACACGTGCGGGATGCGGATCGAGGCCGAACGGTTGCGGGCCGAATAGGCCAGTTTCACCGGGGCTTCGTAGCCGGGGACCAGACGCTTGTAGCTGTTGGTGGTCGAGTTGGCGAAGGCGTTGATGGCCTTGGCGTGCTTGATGATGCCGCCGATGTACCACAGGCATTCCTGCGACAGGCCGGCGTATTTGTCGCCGGCGAACTGGGGCTTGCCGTCCTTCCAGATCGACATGTGGACGTGCATGCCCGAACCGTTGTCGGCGAACATCGGCTTGGCCATGAAGGTCGCCGACTTGCCGTAGGCGGCGGCGACGTTGTGGATCACGTACTTATAGAGCTGCAGCCGGTCGGCCATGGTCAGCAGGTCCGAGAATTTCAGACCCAGTTCGTGCTGGGCCGGGGCCACCTCGTGGTGGTGCTTCTCGGGCTGGAGGCCCAGGTCGCGCATGACGCCCAGCATTTCGCCGCGCAGGTCCTGGCCGGAATCGACCGGGTTGACCGGGAAATAGCCGCCCTTGGGCCCAGGGCGGTGGCCCATGTTGCCCTCGGTGTATTCGGCGCCGGTGTTGGCCGGCAGCTCGGTCGAATCATACGAATAGGAGGTGTTGTGCGGCTGGGTCGACCAGCGCACGTCGTCGAAGATGAAGAACTCGGCTTCCGGGCCGAAATAGACCATGTCGCCCACGCCCGAGGACTGGACATAGGACAGGGCCTTCTTGGCCATCGAGCGGCTGTCGCGGTTGTAGGGTTCGCCGGTGTCCGGGTTCAGCACGTCGCAGAACAGGAACATCGTGGTCTGCTGGTAGAACGGGTCGATATAGGCCGTGGTCAGGTCCGGCTTCAGCAGCATGTCGGACTCGTTGATGGCCTTCCAGCCGGCGATGGACGAGCCGTCGAACATCGTGCCTTCGTTCAGGAAGTCCTCATCGACCAGGTCGATGTCGAAGGTGACGTGCTGCAGCTTGCCGCGGGTGTCGGTGAAGCGAACGTCGACATATTTGACGTCCTTCTCCTTGATCTCCTTGAGGATTTTGCTGGCGCTCATTCTCGGAAGTCCTGTTTCTTGGTCGTTGGGGAGGAACCGATCGATCAGCGCATGGACGCGCCGGCCGCCGGAGGAGGGGTACGCGAACTCAGACGGCCTGGGCCCCGGTCTCGCCGGTGCGGATACGGATCACCTCGGCGACGTCGGACACGAAAATCTTGCCGTCGCCGATCTTGCCGGTGCGGGCCGAGGTCTGAATGGCCTCGACGACCGCAGGGGCGAGATCGTCGGCGACGACCACCTCGATCTTGATCTTGGGCAGGAAGTCGATGACGTATTCGGCGCCGCGATACAGCTCCGAATGACCCTTCTGGCGGCCATATCCCTTGGCCTCCAACACAGTCATGCCTTGCACGCCGACGTCCTGGAGCGCCTCTTTGACGTCATCCAGCTTGAAAGGCTTGATGATGGCTTCAATCTTCTTCATGGCGACCCCTGAGCGGCGTGCGGAATGCAGCGGCGCTCGGGCGGGAATGGGACACATCAAGGCCGTTCAAAGCAAGCGGTTTTCGCAGAAAAGTCACGGATATTCGGAGCCCGGATGATAGAAACCAACGACCCGGCGATCTGGCGCAATTTTCTTCCGTGGCCGGGCGCGGAAACGCACAAGCATGCGCGGGGGCGCCTTGGGGTCGTCTCGGGTCGGGCGCACCAGACCGGGGCGGCGCGGCTGGCGGCGCGGGCCGGACTGCGGATCGGGGCCGGGGTGGTGCGTATCTACTGCCCCCCCGACGCGGTCGCTGTGATCGCCCCCGCCATCGAGGCCGTCATGCTGACCCCCTTCGCCTCGGCCGAGGCCCTGGCGCGCGAGGTCGAGGAGATGGACGCGGTCGTGGTGGGCCCGGCGGCGGGTCTGGACGAGGCGACCGTGGCCAATATCCAGGCCCTGGCGTCCAGCGGCGCCGCCCTGGTGATCGACGCCGACGGCCTGTCGGTGTTCAAGGGGCGCAGCGCCGAACTGTTCGCCCTGCTGGACCGCGATGATGTTCTCACCCCGCACGAGGGTGAGTTCGAACGCCTCTTCCCGGGTCTTCTTCACAGGGGGCGAGTGGCCGCCGCAGCCGAGGCGGCGGAGCGCGCCCAGGCCGTCGTGGTGCTAAAGGGCGCCGAGACCGTCATCGCCGCCCCAGACGGTCGTCTTCGCATCAATCGCAACGGGTCGCCCTGGCTGGCCACAGCAGGAACCGGCGACGTCCTGTCCGGGATGATCGGCGGTCTGATGGCCCAGCGCATGGACAGTTTCGACGCCGCCTGCGCCGCCGTGTGGATCCACGCCGACGCCGCCGACCGATTCGGACCGGGCCTGATCGCCGAGGACCTGAGCGAGACCTCGCCGGTCTCGCTCAGGGCGTTGTGGATGGCTGTTCGCCAAGGGTAAGGGCGTCGCGGACGTCCTGCCCCTGACGAATTCTGAAAACCCCTGCGATCCCATTGTGGAACGCGCATCTGGAGCCTGCGCGACCGCCAGGCCTGGACTGCGGGCTGTTTCAAAACGGGACTATCGGAAGACGCCTGCAGCGCCTATTGCAGACCCCCTGAGGTGAAAAGGGTCTGTATTACATATGAGTTTTGCCTCGGGGGCGGTCCTGCGGCCCGGCCAGTCGGCGCTCGCTGCGTCGTCGAAGGTCGGGCTGGGCACAGTGTTGCTTCTGGCGTCTGTGCAGTTCGCGGCCTTTGTGGATCGCGCTGTGCCGTCTGTCGTCGCTGGAGCGCTGAAGGGCGAGTTCGACCTGACGGACCGCCAGATCGGCGCTCTGCAGGGCCCGGCCTTCGCCCTGACCTATGCGGCGGCCATGCTGGCGGCGGGGCACTGGGGGCGGCGGATCGAGCCCTTCCGGCTGATGGCGCTTTGCGTGGCCGTCTGGACGGTCGGCGGCGCGGCCTTCGCTCTGGCGTCGAGTTATGAAGCCCTGATGGCGGCGCGGATGGTGCTGGGGGTCGGCCAGGCCGCCTTTGCACCTGCCGCTCTTATGATCCTTGGGTCGTCGAGCGTCGGCATGGGGCGCGCGCGCGCCGTTTCCATGTTCACGAGCGGGTCGGCCGCCGGACGAAGCGGCAGCTTCTTTCTGATGGGCGCAATTCTGTTGCTGGTCGGAGGGCAGACCGTGGCGGGCCTTTCACCCTGGCGCTCGGCCTCCCTGATTCCGATCCTGCTCAACCTCGGCCTGATCGGCGGCCTTCTCTGGAAGGCGCGGGGGCGTCGGATGGTTTCGGCGGAACCGACGCGGGGCCTGCGCACGGCCGTCAGCTGGCTCGCCGGGGACGGACGAGCGGTGTTCGGGCTTATGGGGGCAAGCGCCGGGTGCGTGCTGTCGATTCAGGCGGCGGGCGCCTGGATGCCGTCCATCCTTGCGCGCGCGCATGACCTCAGCAGCGGTCACGCCGCGATCGCGATCGGCGGCGTGGTGCTGGTCGCGGCCCCTGCGGGCCATTTGACGGCCGGATGGCTGTTGGGGCTCGAACGCATGAAGGCGTCGGGACCTGCGCCGGTCATGGCAGGCGCCTTGGCCGTTTCGGTGCTCGCCGCCTTCGGATTGATGACCACGACCTGGCTGCCGATGACGCTTGCATGCCTGAGTCTGCTGGTCGCGAGCAGCGGCATGGCCGCCGCGTCCGCGCTGATCGGATTGCAGCCGCTGACGCCTGATCCGATCCGCAGCGGGGTGAACGCCATCTTTCTGGCCGCCGTGTCCGTTGTCGGCGTCGGACTGGGGCCGTGGGTCACCGGCGTGGTCAGCGACCGGAATATCGATACGCGGTTCGGTCTTGCGACCAGCCTGGCGTGTGTCGTCATGGTTGTAGCTGCGGTCATGATTCCCCTGGCGCTCTGGCAAGGCCGGCGCTGGATTTCCGGCCCAAATGCCCCTGGTTTCGGGTCTGAACCCCCTCGGATGCCGGCGGCGTTTAATTCCCCAATCAGGCGAAATACATAAAAACCCTGAGGAAAATTATATCGTCCACAGCGATATACCCAAATCTGGCGACGCTTAATGTTTTCTTAACTGCAACAGTCCGGTCAGCGAGACGCCCGAACCTAGGGCGCCGCGGGGGGACGGGCATTGCACGCTATCCAGCACGCGAATGTCGGCGGTGAGCCGACGTGGATGCGCCGCCGTGCGCGACACCTAGCCGGTTACGCCGCCCTCGGTCTGGCGATCCTCGCCGTCCTCGCATCCGCAGCGCCTGCCGCCGCGCAGGACGCCGGCGTCGACATCACCGTCTCAGCCGTCATTCCAGGTCGGTGTGGTTTCAGCCGGATTGCGCCGACGCCTCTGCGCGGCGTCACCCCGGATCTTGAGACGGCCCAGACCTTCAGCGTCTCTCTGCCGCTCGACTGCAACACGCCTTTCGCCGTCGGCGTTCGGGGTGAAAAGGGCCGTCTGGTCAACACCACCGGCGCACCCGACGGGTCGGGATACGCCTTCGACAAGAGCTATGGCGTACGGCTGACGCTGGAAACCAGCGACGGCGACGTGCGCAGCGGTCGCTGCCTGTCCGACCAGATCGTGGCCGGTGGAAACTGCGACTTCGCATCGGACCAGCCGGGCAGGGGGTTGGGCTCAGGCTCAGGCATCGCGGCGCCGGGCGGCGTGACCCTGACCATCGACTGGCCGGACCAGTCCACGCTGAACCAGCGCCTCGCCGCGGGCGACTACAGCGACACCATTACTCTGGTCGTCGGAGCGCGCGCCTGATGCGCACGTCCTCGGCCGGATCGGCGCATCGCGCCCTATCGAATTCGTCGACCGCATACCGCGGGCGACGGAGCCCTCGACGGGCCTTCCGCCCGCTCGAAAACACGCCGGGCTTCTCCGGCGCTCAATCCAAGACGGAGACTACCCTATGAAGCGTATCGTTTTCGCGGCCTCGGCCGCTGCTCTCGCCCTGACCGCCGCCGGCGCCGCCTCGGCTCAAGACAGCCAATCCGTCGCGATCAACGCCTCGGTCGCCGCCAAGTGCGGCGTCTCGGCTCAAGCCACCACCGTGACCCTGGCCGGCGACCTGACCGACTCGGAAGCCAAGGTCCGCAGCGGCGTGACCACTGAAATCGCAGACGCCCTGAACGGCGCCCGCATCATCGCCTTCTGCAACGGCGTGAACAACTCGGTCACCGTCGACCGCGCCGTTCTGGCCCGCACTGGCGCCACCGGCAACGGCCTGACCGAGGGCGGCTTCGCCCAGTTCATCCGCTACAACCTGGACACCACGATCAACGGCCTGGCCCTGGACACCACCAGCACCGCCGGCGCCTCGAACGTGGCCCAGCGCTTCGGCGGCCACGTCAGCCTGAGCGACAGCAACACCCACGTTCGTTTCGCCCAAGCGGCGTCGAACGGCGGCGCTGTGGCGACGTCGGGCGGTTCGAGCGACATCGCGACCAACTGGGGTTCCAACACCGACCGTAGGCTGGCCGCTGGCGCCTACACCGGCTCGGTCAATGTGACCGTTGCTCCGGGCGCCTAAGCCCCAATAAGCGCCGACGTTCCCACGGGGCGTCGGCGTCCGTCGGACCGGTCCCCCCGCACAGGGCCGGTCCGACCCCCTTTGGATCCACCAGGTAGTTTCCCATGATGCCCGCCGCCGCCCGACGCCTCGTCGGAGTCCTTCTAACTGCTGCGGCCTTGCTGGCCTCGGGCATTCCCGCCACGGCGTTGAATGTTCAGCCGGTGATCATTGATCTCCTGTCTTCTGGCCGGCGCACCTCGACGGTGCTGACGCTCCAGAATACTTTTTCCACCACAGTTCCCGTCGAACTGACCGCCCGCCGGTTGGACGTCGTCGACGGCGAATTGCGCGAAACCGATGTCGAGGCCGAAGACCTTCTGGTCTTCCCGGCCCAGGCCACCGTGGAGCCGGGCCAGTCCCAGGCGTTCCGGATTCAGTGGGTCGGCGACCCCGAGATCCAGGCCAGCCAGCACTTCTTCGTCACGGTCGCCCAGTTGCCTGTCGTGCTGCCTGAAAATCAGAACGCGATTCAGGTGCTGTATAATTTCAAGGTTCTGGTCAGCGTCGGCGCGCCCGGAGCCGTGTCCGCCCTCGCAGTCCAATCGGTGGCGATCGAGACCGGCGAGGACGGCGTCGGCCGCCCTGTGCTCATGGTCAGCAACTCCGGCAACACCTATGGCTATGTCGGCAAGAACCGTCTGACCCTGGTGCAGCGCGCGCCGAATGGCGACGAGATCCTGCGCGAATCCTGGGAGCCCGAGCAACTGCAGCAACTGATGGGCCTGGGCCTGGTGCCTTCGGGCGCCACGCGCCGGCTGCCGATCAATATTCGCCTGCCGCAGCCGAATGGCGCGGTGACGGTCGAACTGACGCCGGTTCAGGATCGGTGATCGTGTGATCGACGCTCAACCGCCTTCCTATTATTCCGCCGCGTCAGAGGCGGCGTTCGAGGTGATCCAGACCGCACCCCCGTCGCCGGCGCTGAACCCTTCCGGCCGCGACGTCTACCTGGGCGGACCGCTGAAGGACGGCCCTTTCATCTTGGGCGAGATTTCTTACCTGCTGACCGCCGACGCGCGTATCCAGGTGGACCTCGATCCGCTTCTGGACCTGCTTCAGCCCGTGATTTCGCCCGCCTCCTGGCAGGCGCTGGCCAGCGCCTTGGCGGGCCGGCAGCGGGTCTCGACCGTCGAACTGACGGACCTCGGCTTTCCGATCGCCTATGATCCGGCCACCTTCGGTCTGACGCTGTCGATCAGCCCTGATGTGCGGCCCAGAACCAGCCTGAGCATTTCGGGGGGACGTGAACAGTTTCGCGGGCCCGTGGCCAAGCCCGCAAACCTTTCGGCCTATGTGACCACCTATCTGACGACCGACTATGTGCATGTGGGCGAAGACACCGGCTTCGGCACGCCCAGCCTGCTGATCGACAGCGCGGTCCGATTCCGGGGGGTCGTCCTCGAGAACGAAGCGACCCTGGAGGATTCGTTCATCCGCGAGGGTACGCGTCTGGTCTACGACGACGTCGCACGCACCGGGCGCTGGACGGCCGGTGATCTGAGACCCCAGGCGCGGGGTTTTTCGGGAGCCAGCCCTATCGCGGGCCTGTCGCTGGAGCGGGTCTACGCCGATCTCGATCCCCAACGGAACATCCAGCCGAGGGGCCAGCGGTCCTTCACCCTGGTACGGCCTTCGACGGTGGAGGTGTTCATAAACGGCCGCTCGGTTCAGCAGACGCGGCTGAACCCCGGCTCCTACGACGTCAGCGACTTTCCCTTCGCTCAGGGCGGCAATGACGTGCGGCTGGTGATCCGCGACGATGCGGGCGTCGAGAGCGTGTTCTCATTCTCCATCTTCTTCGACCGAAGCCTGCTTGCGGCCGGTTTGACGGAATTCGGCTTCTACGCGGGCACGCGAACCGACTTCGATCAGGGCGGCCGGAAATACTCGGGGGACGCGGCCGGGTCGGGCTTCTATCGGCGCGGCCTGACCGACGATCTGACGGCGGGCGCCAACTTCCAGGCCAGCGCACGCGGCGGCGTGGTGGGCGGTGAAATCGTCTGGGCGGCGCCGATCGGCACGATCGGCATGAATCTGGCTGGATCGTCCATCGCCGATATCGGCGAAGGCTATGCGTTGAACCTCAGCTTCGAACGCGTCTTCGGCGCCGACCGAAGCAGCGCCCGTTCCTTGAACGCCACGGTCCAAACCATCAGCGAATCCTTCGCCACGCCCGGCGTCGAACTGGCGGACAATCCCTTCGCCTATGAGGCCGGGGTCACCTATTCGCAGTCGATCGGCACGACCCAGTATGTGTCGGCGGACGTCTTCTATTCGGTAGGGCGGGGCGCACGAGAAGACCAGGCGTCGGCCCGCGCAAGCTACGGCTGGCGCGCCAGCGGCCGGCTGCTGTTCAACGCCGAGGCGAATTTCGAGAAGCGTCAGAACCGCACCGAGACCGGCATCCGGTTTGGCCTCACCTATCGCATGGGCTCCTACGCCAGCGCGACGGCGGAGGTCGACAGTCGCCGCAATCGGGCGCGTGTCGGGTACCAGACCTCGCGCGGACGGGGCGTCGGCTCCTGGAGCGCGGCGGCGAACCTGGACACGTCCGAAGACGCGGCCGGGGTCAACGGGTCGTTCACAGCCCTGCTGAACCGCGCCGAAATCGGCGGGTCCCATCTGACGTCGTTCAACGCCGACAGCGGCG is a window encoding:
- a CDS encoding DUF6065 family protein; the protein is MVKRLKGSVPARPKGAPVRAAETELVCYVREGWAPRVAPASPRRDWMTETPDSFAYRCLPLAIANTHGWEMLSPCGFKARWHGGVDASSVEIVLDPGSDPQRGPVSLFGSGTLTFHVDGIMRTSEGWNLWVGGPPNAMKDGIAPMGGVIETDWSPYTFTMNWRFTRPDVWIRFEENEPFCFFFPTPRGVLDRLKPELRPMEDQPEMLQTFDAWRASRLAFQEWVKKTKPTAPADQWQKLYYRGLHPEGHAGPADHESKLRLSPFRQTGSRRVCPVDHADGKKRG
- the glnA gene encoding type I glutamate--ammonia ligase, encoding MSASKILKEIKEKDVKYVDVRFTDTRGKLQHVTFDIDLVDEDFLNEGTMFDGSSIAGWKAINESDMLLKPDLTTAYIDPFYQQTTMFLFCDVLNPDTGEPYNRDSRSMAKKALSYVQSSGVGDMVYFGPEAEFFIFDDVRWSTQPHNTSYSYDSTELPANTGAEYTEGNMGHRPGPKGGYFPVNPVDSGQDLRGEMLGVMRDLGLQPEKHHHEVAPAQHELGLKFSDLLTMADRLQLYKYVIHNVAAAYGKSATFMAKPMFADNGSGMHVHMSIWKDGKPQFAGDKYAGLSQECLWYIGGIIKHAKAINAFANSTTNSYKRLVPGYEAPVKLAYSARNRSASIRIPHVSSPKAKRLEARFPDPMGNPYLTFVALLMAGLDGIENRIDPGAPADKNLYDLPPEERGSIPEVSGSLREALENLDKDRAFLKKGGVMDDDFIDSYIELKMEEVMRLQLHPHPVEFDMYYSC
- a CDS encoding P-II family nitrogen regulator; amino-acid sequence: MKKIEAIIKPFKLDDVKEALQDVGVQGMTVLEAKGYGRQKGHSELYRGAEYVIDFLPKIKIEVVVADDLAPAVVEAIQTSARTGKIGDGKIFVSDVAEVIRIRTGETGAQAV
- a CDS encoding NAD(P)H-hydrate dehydratase, with product MIETNDPAIWRNFLPWPGAETHKHARGRLGVVSGRAHQTGAARLAARAGLRIGAGVVRIYCPPDAVAVIAPAIEAVMLTPFASAEALAREVEEMDAVVVGPAAGLDEATVANIQALASSGAALVIDADGLSVFKGRSAELFALLDRDDVLTPHEGEFERLFPGLLHRGRVAAAAEAAERAQAVVVLKGAETVIAAPDGRLRINRNGSPWLATAGTGDVLSGMIGGLMAQRMDSFDAACAAVWIHADAADRFGPGLIAEDLSETSPVSLRALWMAVRQG
- a CDS encoding MFS transporter, with the translated sequence MQFAAFVDRAVPSVVAGALKGEFDLTDRQIGALQGPAFALTYAAAMLAAGHWGRRIEPFRLMALCVAVWTVGGAAFALASSYEALMAARMVLGVGQAAFAPAALMILGSSSVGMGRARAVSMFTSGSAAGRSGSFFLMGAILLLVGGQTVAGLSPWRSASLIPILLNLGLIGGLLWKARGRRMVSAEPTRGLRTAVSWLAGDGRAVFGLMGASAGCVLSIQAAGAWMPSILARAHDLSSGHAAIAIGGVVLVAAPAGHLTAGWLLGLERMKASGPAPVMAGALAVSVLAAFGLMTTTWLPMTLACLSLLVASSGMAAASALIGLQPLTPDPIRSGVNAIFLAAVSVVGVGLGPWVTGVVSDRNIDTRFGLATSLACVVMVVAAVMIPLALWQGRRWISGPNAPGFGSEPPRMPAAFNSPIRRNT
- a CDS encoding fimbria/pilus periplasmic chaperone — translated: MMPAAARRLVGVLLTAAALLASGIPATALNVQPVIIDLLSSGRRTSTVLTLQNTFSTTVPVELTARRLDVVDGELRETDVEAEDLLVFPAQATVEPGQSQAFRIQWVGDPEIQASQHFFVTVAQLPVVLPENQNAIQVLYNFKVLVSVGAPGAVSALAVQSVAIETGEDGVGRPVLMVSNSGNTYGYVGKNRLTLVQRAPNGDEILRESWEPEQLQQLMGLGLVPSGATRRLPINIRLPQPNGAVTVELTPVQDR
- a CDS encoding fimbria/pilus outer membrane usher protein is translated as MIDAQPPSYYSAASEAAFEVIQTAPPSPALNPSGRDVYLGGPLKDGPFILGEISYLLTADARIQVDLDPLLDLLQPVISPASWQALASALAGRQRVSTVELTDLGFPIAYDPATFGLTLSISPDVRPRTSLSISGGREQFRGPVAKPANLSAYVTTYLTTDYVHVGEDTGFGTPSLLIDSAVRFRGVVLENEATLEDSFIREGTRLVYDDVARTGRWTAGDLRPQARGFSGASPIAGLSLERVYADLDPQRNIQPRGQRSFTLVRPSTVEVFINGRSVQQTRLNPGSYDVSDFPFAQGGNDVRLVIRDDAGVESVFSFSIFFDRSLLAAGLTEFGFYAGTRTDFDQGGRKYSGDAAGSGFYRRGLTDDLTAGANFQASARGGVVGGEIVWAAPIGTIGMNLAGSSIADIGEGYALNLSFERVFGADRSSARSLNATVQTISESFATPGVELADNPFAYEAGVTYSQSIGTTQYVSADVFYSVGRGAREDQASARASYGWRASGRLLFNAEANFEKRQNRTETGIRFGLTYRMGSYASATAEVDSRRNRARVGYQTSRGRGVGSWSAAANLDTSEDAAGVNGSFTALLNRAEIGGSHLTSFNADSGEISDQRTSFRAGGALVYADGKMAVSRPIYDSFALFAPHASLNDSQVYVEPREGNYTARSGRLGGAVTPELSAYSPRTVMFDVPDAPTGYDIGAGSVQLLPPYRSGYLITVGSDYSVSATGQLVQADGGPLKLLVGTAYEMARPDQPGVRMFTNNSGRFAVQGLRPGRWRIEAGVDGAQTYMIVIPAGADGLVRLGVITPEPRP